A section of the Paramisgurnus dabryanus chromosome 4, PD_genome_1.1, whole genome shotgun sequence genome encodes:
- the LOC135785870 gene encoding neuronal-specific septin-3-like, with protein sequence MSEIVPPEVRPKPAVPAKPSHVTPPSGGPFLTSPQGTGGEGQGSGRGSTLLGYIGIDTIIEQMRKKTMKTGFDFNIMVVGQSGLGKSTLVNTLFKSQVSRRTTAWSRDEKIPKTVEIKSVSHVIEEGGVKMKLTVVDTPGFGDQINNNNCWEPISKYINEQYEKFLKEEVNISRKKRIPDTRVHCCLYFISPTGHSLRQLDIEFMKHLSRSVNIIPVIAKSDTLTPEEKTEFKQRVRKELEACGIECYPQKEFDEDMEDKSDNDKIREAMPFAVVGSDKEYQFNGKRVLGRKSAWGMVEVENPDHCEFSLLRDFLIRSHLQDLKEVTHNIHYETYRAKRLNDNGGLHLISSSANDTQESNL encoded by the exons ATGTCAGAAATTGTCCCCCCTGAAGTGAGACCCAAACCTGCTGTCCCGGCTAAGCCGTCTCATGTGACCCCACCTTCTGGCGGTCCCTTTTTGACTTCACCCCAAGGGACGGGGGGTGAGGGTCAAGGGTCAGGTCGAGGATCTACGTTGCTTGGATACATTGGTATAGACACCATCATTGAGCAAATGCGGAAGAAGACGATGAAGACGGGGTTTGACTTTAACATCATGGTGGTTG gtCAGAGTGGCCTTGGCAAATCCACTCTGGTTAACACCCTGTTTAAGTCACAAGTTAGCAGGAGGACCACAGCTTGGAGTCGTGATGAGAAGATTCCAAAAACTGTTGAGATAAAGTCTGTATCTCACG TGATTGAGGAAGGTGGAGTGAAGATGAAGTTAACTGTGGTTGACACACCAGGTTTTGGGGACCAAATTAACAATAATAACTG CTGGGAGCCCATATCCAAATACATCAATGAACAATATGAGAAGTTTTTGAAAGAAGAAGTCAACATTTCTCGCAAAAAACGCATCCCAGATACCAGAGTTCACTGCTGCCTGTACTTCATTTCCCCAACTGGACATTC CCTTCGCCAGTTGGATATTGAGTTTATGAAACATCTGAGTCGTTCGGTCAACATCATTCCTGTCATCGCAAAATCTGACACGCTCACTCCTGAGGAGAAAACTGAATTTAAACAGAGG GTGAGGAAGGAACTGGAAGCGTGTGGGATCGAGTGTTATCCACAAAAAGAGTTTGATGAAGACATGGAGGATAAGAGTGATAATGATAAGATCAGG GAAGCAATGCCCTTTGCCGTGGTAGGAAGTGATAAAGAGTACCAGTTCAATGGCAAACGAGTTCTGGGTAGAAAGTCGGCATGGGGAATGGTGGAGG TTGAAAATCCAGATCATTGTGAATTCTCCTTACTTCGAGATTTCCTGATTAG GTCTCACCTCCAGGACCTAAAGGAGGTCACCCATAACATTCACTATGAGACATACCGTGCCAAGAGACTCAATGATAATGGAGGTCTGCATCTCATCTCCTCCTCCGCCAATGATACGCAAGAGAGTAACCTGTGA